In Eubalaena glacialis isolate mEubGla1 chromosome 3, mEubGla1.1.hap2.+ XY, whole genome shotgun sequence, the following are encoded in one genomic region:
- the LOC133087938 gene encoding purine nucleoside phosphorylase-like — protein MDNGFTYEDYQNTAKWLLSHTKHRPQVAVICGSGLGGLSDKLTQAQIFAYSEIPKFPKSTVPGHAGRLVFGILNDRGCVMMQGRFHMYEGYPLWKVTFPVRVFQLLGVDTLVVTNAAGGLNPKFEVGDIMLIRDHINLPGFCGENPLRGPNDERFGVRFPAMSDAYDRDMRQKAHSTWKQMGEQRELQEGTCVMVAGPTFETVAECHLLQKLGADAVGMSTVPEVIVARHCGLRVFGFSLITNKVIWDYESQEKANHKEVLEAGKQAAQKLEQFVSILMASIPLPDNAS, from the coding sequence ATGGACAACGGATTCACGTATGAAGATTATCAGAACACTGCAAAATGGCTTTTGTCTCACACCAAACACCGACCTCAAGTGGCGGTGATCTGTGGTTCTGGGTTAGGAGGTCTGAGTGACAAATTAACTCAGGCCCAGATCTTTGCCTACAGTGAAATACCGAAGTTTCCCAAAAGTACAGTGCCAGGTCATGCTGGTCGACTGGTGTTTGGGATCTTGAATGACAGAGGATGTGTGATGATGCAGGGCAGGTTCCACATGTATGAAGGCTACCCGCTCTGGAAGGTGACATTCCCAGTGAGggttttccagcttctgggtgtGGACACCCTAGTGGTCACCAATGCAGCTGGAGGGCTCAACCCCAAGTTTGAGGTTGGAGATATCATGCTGATCCGCGATCACATCAATCTACCTGGTTTCTGCGGTGAGAACCCTCTCAGAGGGCCCAATGATGAAAGGTTTGGAGTTCGTTTCCCTGCCATGTCTGATGCCTATGACCGGGATATGAGGCAGAAGGCTCACAGTACCTGGAAACAAATGGGAGAGCAGAGAGAGTTACAGGAAGGAACCTGTGTGATGGTGGCAGGCCCCACCTTTGAGACTGTGGCAGAGTGTCATCTGCTGCAGAAGCTGGGGGCAGATGCTGTTGGCATGAGCACAGTACCAGAAGTTATAGTTGCAAGGCACTGTGGTCTTCGAGTCTTTGGCTTCTCTCTCATCACTAACAAGGTCATCTGGGATTATGAAAGCCAGGAGAAGGCTAATCACAAGGAAGTACTAGAGGCCGGGAAGCAAGCTGCGCAGAAATTGGAGCAATTTGTCTCCATTCTTATGGCTAGCATTCCACTGCCTGACAATGCCAGTTAA